The segment GTTTACGTTGCACAAGGTCAATATGATCTCGCTGAGAAGTCATACTTGAAATGTTTGGAGATTGATCCTACCCTTCGCAGATCAAAATCATTCAAggtccaaaattttatttagcaTTTTAAGCATAGTGGTGTCTTCAGTTTCTTCTTAATCTTATTTGAAACCTATGTTCGAGAGGGGTTTCATACATTGGTTTGGTGTTTTTAAAACTATCCTTGCAGGCGCGGATTGCAAACCTTCAAAAGAAAGCTGTTGAAGCAGATGTATCCTGACATTTGGAGTTGTGTTGGATGGATATAGCTCACTGCATGTCTGTCACTTTAAGGGTAATTTCTTTTGTCTCTGTCAAGACCGTTACAGTAATGTCTCTTTCTTTGGGTAGAGGGGTTTTCAAGAGTTCCAAAGTATGTTGTATAGGTTATTAGTATATTATCAAGTGGTAATGAGATTACCCTTTCTATATTATTCAAGCTcatgatatataattattcaaGTAAATGACATTATTTTTGGTACTAGAGAGAGACGACCCAAACAACAAGCTGCCTATCTTTGAAAATTACTCATCAACAGTAACTCAAGGAGCTACATTAATACTTAGCTTCTGGCCATTCTCACAGTGATCGTACATTGCACAGATGAAACAGTGCTCTCCGACCTCTGACATAATGATCGAGTCGTTGCCTTTGGTGAAGAGAGAGATGTAATTGTCTCTTCCACAGTCTGCGTATGCCGTGGAGTTAACTTGCATAACGTTATGCTGGTCCACGTTGTAGTTGAAAACTGTTGAAGAAGAGAGACAGATTTAGCGAGTATGGGGTTGGTCAAACAACTGATCATATTTTCTTGGAAAATGGTATGGAACAGAGGACTACTAGAGAAGAGTAATAGGAATCCTTGTGTAGGAGTTGGGGAAATTACCTAAGACATCACCGACATGAAATTCTCTTCCCTGCGTCCAGTTGGTATAGTTTGTCATGAGGTCCCAACCAGAGCTGTCGCCAACTGTATGGTTTGTTCCTTCAGATTTTAGCATGAGAGACGATAACGAGCAAATGGCAGAGAATATCATCAAGCTGGAGAACCAGCTTCCCTGCTGAACTGTTATCAGTCTAAGCATTGTTAAAGAGAGTATCTCTTTGCCtttgttttctctatttttttctgaaGCTCAGTCTAGGTTTATAGCAGTAAGCATGTATTGGGTAGGAAGGTCATGACATTGTTGTGTTTGCTAGATTAGTTAAGTCATGTGAACCCTACATTGGTGGATTGAGGAGTCACATATAGTTTGTAGTGTGGAACAAACTGTGCATCAGGACGATGCACTAAATAGCATTAAAACGTAACAAGGCCGTAGAACATACACAGTAATGTATGCATTGTTCATAGTTTACTAATACAACAAAGGATAGATTAATTAGGCAAGTTGAGAAGTGCAGCATGATGGAGCAGCTGATGGGTTAAGGCTGGACTTTGTGAAGAGGTTAATGTTGTTCAGCTTCTTCAACCACTTGAATCCAGTCTTGTCTTCGGTTttgttctccttcttcttcttggtcttGTACTTATCCAGGCCAAAGCAGCCGGTTGAGACCTTATCATAGACAGGCTCGGAGTTCTGCGATGCCTGAAGTGAATAGATGCGGTTCTGGAGGATGCAGACCTTGTGGAAGTGGTCATCTCTCATCTTAAGCACACACCTAGCGAGCCCAACAGCTTCGTTCTTCATGAACAAGGCCTCAGTGGCTAGCTCTCTGTTCTCCTCCAAGAGAGACGTGACTTTGTATCCAAGATTAGCGTTTTCCTCCATAGCAACTTCCTTCTCCATCTCCAGCAACATGACGAACTTCTTCAACAGCTCTATGGTCTTGGCGGCTTCACAAAACTGCTGCTCCTTGTTGAGTAACTCGTGTTGCAGAATTTCCTTGTCCAAGTTTGCAGCCACGAGTTGGGACACAAGCTCATCGACTTTCTCTGAGACCGCAGCAGGATCTTCCATCTGTTGAAAGGATAAGGTGCTCTCCGAACTTATCTCGCTACCGGAATCAACCTCTGAAACGCAGTCTTCTTCGTCGTGGAGGAGATGATTGGGATGAGAAGCCGTGGGTTTAAGCTGCTGGTTCGGTTTGCTTTGATGAGAACGGCCCAAGAGAGTGACGTAGCCGTTGTAAAGGTCAAGACAAAGGGAGAGAAGGAGAGGTCTTCTCTGGTAAAACCATTCAGCACGTTGAGCAAATGTATCATCATCTCCTTGGCTTTCTTCAAAGGCAGATTCACGCATGAGTTGCATCCGAGCTTCAAGGTCTGTTGTTTCCAATATTTTCAGACACGAAAGTgatgagagagaaagaagacaagcaaaagaagagagtgagagagagaaagtgggGTCCAACAGTAGTAtgcttttgttttttgaaaatttgaaattgagGAAAGCTCCAAAAAGAAAGGAACAGTACCGGAGAGAGATGGCAAATGGGGAGGAAGATGAGTCACGACGTCCATGGAACCTTtgctcttcatcttcttcaaacCTGAAAGATACATGTTCTTGTTAgttaattttataaagaaaaaatgtaaatatgcatagatccagagaaagagagatgatATAGACGTTGATGGCTTTTCCAATAACGTAATAAATGTATAGAAAGAGATCTTACGATCAAGGAGATTATTAATTAAGATTTTTTagtaggaagaagaagaaagatacaaaccttgaaacagagagagtgatGAGAGCTGACACGTCTGGTCATTTGCTTCAGTGCAGAGCATATAACAGGCAAAATCCGCCAAAGCAACAAGCATTTGATTTTGTACCACTAATTTGTTAACACGTGGCTAGACATACTTGGATTTAGCCGTTGCGGCCCATTGAATACTATTGGGCTTAAAGGCTTTCATCATTTGAATTTTGAGATTCAAATGGGTAGCAAAAGCAGAAAGAGGGTACTGTAGATAGCATGTGTAGCAGTTGGTGGcgatgaaattttaattttgaattcaGATCAGTAATGTCAATTATTGATCTTATGGCAGACTTATATAAACGAATAAATGTCcctttttgaaaaaggaaaagtaACACGTTATTAGTATTATCTATTCTACTAAACGAAGAAAAGAAGGCATGATGACCTTCAAGGACCTGACAGGACAAGAGGGTAAGTAAAGACATAAATGTCAGACACGCGACCAGTTTATTCACTCTTAAATTCTTAATTACTTGTTGCGcaaaaatttttttattaattatttgttatgTCAAAAGTTATATACTTGTTAAAACCTAGTAAACTGCATTGGAAAAAGCTAAACCGTGAGTTGGTGAGAATTCCAGTCTAATTCCTTTTAAAAGTAAGCTCAAATTTGACACTTCCAttctatttgttatataaaatagttaCACGATTTAATCATTTAGTAAagtatagaaataaaaatgtgaaaagTTGAATTAACATAAATTAGGAAACTTCTTGAGGTTTTCCTTCTTCCAACCTTTTTGATTTACTTACTAACTAAACGAAATACTTTTTGAAGTTTCGTCGATGCATACGTGCTCAACAAAAGATCCAGTATGTAAacatttcatttttgttttcattttgacTCATAAATATTCCTTCAACGTtagatgtttttcttttcctcataaaactatataatatttcattCTTGACGGGCTAAACTCCATATACACAAGTCTCTGTCATCATCGccgtcttcttctttctttcatcGTTTTGTACCTTTTTCCAGCTAACCCTAGGCTCTTTGGGGCACCATCTTCTCGTCCAAGAACATGGCTTCCCCTAACGAGAACGACGAGTTCCCTATTCTTGTTCCAATTCCAGAAGCAAGATCTCGTGCTAACACCAGGGCTTTCAACTCAAGGAACCGTAGCGTTTCCTTCTCTAATTCAACCTACTCCACTAACAGAGTTGACAACTCAATCGTTCCTTTAGGCTACACAGGCCCTCTTCGAACACAGAGAAGACCACCTCCCTCACTGCAAATGAGCGGTCCTCTTTACTCTACTCGTAGACCTGATCACTCTTTCTTCCCTCCCTCTCCTGCTCAACCTCTTGACTCctccctctcctcctcctctaccGTTGATGTTCCTTCTGAAGAAGATGAATTCGTCTTGAAAAACGCAAATCTATTGAAATCTGGACAGCTAGGGATGTGTAATGATCCTTACTGTACCACTTGTCCTTCTTACTACAACCGCCAAGCTGCTCAGTTTCACACTTACAGAGTAATTTCTGACTCTAGGGTAAGTTTGCTTTTACTTAGCTTGAGACCCAAGTAAAcattgacagaaaaaaaaaagaatctttgttttctttttttttttattgtgtaGTTCCACAGTGCACTTTATGATGATGCTAGAGGTTGGGCTAAGCGATTTGCTTCCTCTGTTCGTAGATGCGTACCTAGAATCATGAATCCTCATTCCAAATTTGTCCAAATGTGGACTCGTTTCTTAGCCTTTTCATGCTTGTTGGCTATCTTTATAGATCCTGCCTTTGTTTTCCTCTTATTAATCCGACATGTACGTCTCCTTCTCTTGCTCTATCACTCCCTTGTCTTTTTCATGAGTTGTTGAGACTATTACAGGACAACAAATGCATAGAGATTGATTGGCTTAGGACAAAAGTATTTGTGTCTCTGAGAAGTATGTCGGATCTTATATTCTTCATCAACATTCTGCTTCAGGTTCGTCTCCTTTTTCTCTCGTCTCCTATGTatagaaacctttttttttggctttaatGTGTTTCTTTCTTGTCTGTTATCTTTCTTGTCATATTTATCGCAGTTTCGGTTGGCTTATGTAGCTCCTGAGTCTAGAATAGTTGGTGCTGGCCAGTTAGTTGATCATCCAAGAAAAATTGCTCGCAATTACTTGCGAGGAAAGTTTTTTCTTGACATGTTGATAGTGTTACCTATGCCACAGGTTTGTAG is part of the Raphanus sativus cultivar WK10039 chromosome 5, ASM80110v3, whole genome shotgun sequence genome and harbors:
- the LOC108805256 gene encoding mavicyanin, with the translated sequence MLRLITVQQGSWFSSLMIFSAICSLSSLMLKSEGTNHTVGDSSGWDLMTNYTNWTQGREFHVGDVLVFNYNVDQHNVMQVNSTAYADCGRDNYISLFTKGNDSIIMSEVGEHCFICAMYDHCENGQKLSINVAP
- the LOC108805253 gene encoding kinase-interacting family protein, whose product is MLVALADFACYMLCTEANDQTCQLSSLSLFQGLKKMKSKGSMDVVTHLPPHLPSLSDLEARMQLMRESAFEESQGDDDTFAQRAEWFYQRRPLLLSLCLDLYNGYVTLLGRSHQSKPNQQLKPTASHPNHLLHDEEDCVSEVDSGSEISSESTLSFQQMEDPAAVSEKVDELVSQLVAANLDKEILQHELLNKEQQFCEAAKTIELLKKFVMLLEMEKEVAMEENANLGYKVTSLLEENRELATEALFMKNEAVGLARCVLKMRDDHFHKVCILQNRIYSLQASQNSEPVYDKVSTGCFGLDKYKTKKKKENKTEDKTGFKWLKKLNNINLFTKSSLNPSAAPSCCTSQLA